In Chitinophagaceae bacterium, the genomic window TTATCCTGTTTGATCGACCTGAAAAAAATAGAAACATTCATTATTGAGAAGTTGCGCCGCGGACTCGATCCGCGTCTGACTTATCATGGCGTTCATCATACAATTGATGTAACAAATGAAGCATTGCGCATTGCTTCAGAAGAAAAAATATCGGATACGGAAGATTTATTATTGTTGCACATCGCGGCATTATTTCATGATACAGGATTTCTCTATATCTACCGTGATCATGAAGAACGAAGTTGTAAAATAGCACTTGAATTTCTGCCGGCTTTTGGATTGAATACTGAGCAACTTAAAAAAATTTGCAGCCTGATCATGGCTACAAAACTTCCGCAGCGTCCGAAAAATATTCTGGAAGAAATTATCTGTGATGCAGATCTTGATTATCTCGGTCGCCATGATTTTTATACCACCGGTAAAAGTTTGTACCTCGAATGGCGGGCCTACCGTTTTGTAAGGGATGAAGATGACTTTCACCAGAAACAGATTCAGTTTCTCGAAACCCATCATTACTTTACCAAGTCTTCAAATAGTCTCCGGGAAGATGTTAAAGCCCTGCATCTTGCAGAAATCCGGAAGTCGGTTGGAGCTTAATTTATGGCGGTGGAGAGTTTTGCTTTTAATGCGGCATTAAGCTCATTCTGTTCTCTCAGCCTTTTACAAAGTATTTTCAAAACACCCTTTACCACTTCCACACGATTCGACATTAACTCATAGAAGGGTTCCTGATCAAGTTTTAATAAAAAAGAATTATTTAACGTAGTAGCTGAAGCTGAACGTGATTCAGTATCGAGCAACGATAACTCACCAAAAAATTCTCCTTCCTTCAATATAGCAAGCGTATGTTCATTGCTGTGTATCCTTACTTCGCCCTTGTAAATAATGTAAAGGCAATTGCCCGTTTCACCCTTTTTGAATAATGTGGTTTCCGGATCGGGCTGCAACTCTTCCAGTATAGATGCCACCTCCACCAATAACGGCTCCGGCGTTTCTTCGAAAATACTTAGCGATTTTAGTATAAGAACTTTTTCAATTAACAGCATAACACATGGTTATTTAGCCAGCACAAAATTTCTCGTCTCTTCTACAAGGTAATCGCCATTGGTTTCAAAGGTAGAAAGGTAGGAAACACTTTCAGCATGATTAATCTGATTCATTACATAGATAGCCGCGGCATTCGTCCAGGAACTTAACAGCACGGGAGAGTTAGCGATGATCTTTTTTATTAACGACAATATTTCACCTGCGTTAACCGATGTTGATTCAACTGCCTCTTGTTGCAGATGTAAATACTCAATGACCGGAATGAACTTGCTGCCGATTTTTTTAGTGACACCGAGGTCAATAATTTCAATGGCGTTCGCAAAGGTTTCTTTTCTTCCCGAACGGAGGTGTTCAAATGCTCTCAGTAATTTTGCCCTGTCAAAAATAAAGGAGAGCAGGTGAAAAATATTGGACTCACAGGTTTTAAGTTCCGTAATAAGGGCGTTGCAAAGCAGTTCAAACTCAGCACCTTTTCCTAATACACTCAGGTAACTGATAATACCACCGGCCGCATCAAGCTCAGTATAAATTAATTTTTGAATGTTCCCGGTCATATGCGGAGGCGCAGCATAACTCATTTCTTTCATCGCCGTAATCACCATCGTTTTCACTCTGGTGTCCGTAAGTAAAATGGATTCCAGAAACGTCCCTGCTTTTACTCCGGGGATGCGTTCTGCAATTTTAATATAGCGCTGTACAGATTTTAAACTCGTCTGAAGCAAATGTTCCGGTGAAGGAAAAAAACGGAACACTTCATCACCGCAGGAAACCAATGCTCCTATAGCTGTGCTCGTAGTGGCAGGATCTTCCAGTTTTTCAAAAATAAGAGGTATCAGCCTGTTGCTCTTAATTTCACCGGCTGCTTCAATCGCTCTTTTTTGAACAGCCGGCGACGGATCATTGAGCAATTTGGAGAGTGAATTATAAAAATTTTTGTCGGCGGCCTTGCCAATAGTCGCGGCGGCCAGTATGCGAAACTGTTCCTCTTTATGATTCATCCAGCCCATGAGCTTGGTGCCTGCTACAATAATTGAATTAATGTCACCACTGGTGAAAAGGGCAATCATCGCTTGTTGTTGCAATTGAATGTTTGGATGATCCAGGTAGTTGAGCAGGAAGTCGGTTTGATCTTCATGCAGCCCTGACAATGTAATCAGGCATTCGATCCGCAAGTCATCAGACACCTCCTCATTCAACAAAGATTGCACAATAGGTATAACGGAAACGATCCTGCTCTCGCAGGCTTTTTTTAGCGCAAACTTTTTTACGGCCTCTTCTTCATGATGCAGCAATACACTTACAATTTCATTCAGGGCCGACTTGTCAAGTTTTTCCAGTGTATCGGCTGCATAAATCACTTCCAGCGGCCGTTTGCTTTTCATTTTTTCAAACAACAGTTGCTTGACAGCAGAATCATTAGACAGCAAAAAATTTCCACGGAAGAAACCTGTCTTCAGAGATTCAATTAGCGTATTAATATACTGGCGATCGAGAAGGTACACCACTACTATCCATGCTGCACACATCAGCAGCAGCAGATAACAGGTGGTAGTGATGTTTAGCGAACCACTTAGTTGAATGCTTGTGAAGATAAATGCGCCGGCCGCCAGGAGTCCAAGTGGAGCCAGAATACCTTTTGATATCAGGTGTCCCTTCAACCGGAGCAAGGGAGTCAAAGGTTGAAAAAGAACAAGTAGCAGTGGGTCCTGCAACACTGATTTCAATACTTCTGTAATTACCACCATGCTGCCGAAAGCATACAGGTAAAAGGTTACATTTCCTTCCAGGCGTTTGCTCACTAAAACGAAAATGGTAAACCCTATCAACAACACCGGCAGAATGAGCAATGATTTTTTGATGCCCAGTTGCCGTTCAATCCTGCTCGTAAGCGTGATCTTTGCAAGAATCGCAAACACTCTTCCGGCAGCTAAAAACTGACCCAGAAAAGTCAGCAATGCCACATCATCATGAAATTGCAGTTTCACATCGCTTAAAAAGGTAAAATCGATTACGTTGAGAGAAGCCACCACAATAAAGGACAGAATGGAGATAAGCAGAATGAGATTGTTTCCGAAAAAACTTTTAACGACTTCAATGGGGCCGGGAGTTTTAACGGCATGAATCGTCTCTTTGTGAACAACATGATGCGCAATCTTTTTGAAATCCACCTTTTTGGTACGAATAATCCATAGCATAAAAAGATAAGAAATGATAAAACATAACACGGATATAAAAAGGAAATTGCTGATTCCCAACGTACCTGCAAACGCGGAAATGGAGAGGTAACCTAACAGTTTAGCAGGTGTATCACCTGCACTCAGAATGCTGAACGTCCGTTTACTTTCACGCACATCAAAAACCTGCGAAGCAAGGCCCCAGAAAGAATTACTGCATAACAAATAAATTACCTGGTACCAGATCAGTAAAACAACCGGTGCATACCGGTATTCCACCGAATAAATCAGGATGCGGATGATCAAAATTGAAACGGCAGATGTAATGAGAATGTACAGGATCAACCGCTGAATCGGCAGCTTGTGTTCAAGTTTTGCATATACATAATTTACCACCAGCAATATAAGGCCGGATATCATGTATACCTTAGGAAGCTCATCTACATTGAATTCGGCAAGAAATAACGCATTGGATAAAGTTAACAGCATCGCAATACCTATACTCTGGAACAACTGCAAAAAAACAGGTTGCGTACCAGCCAGGCTTCCGATGGTTTGATATTCAGTAATCTTAAAAGAGCAGTGTTCATTCAGCAAAAAAAACTGGAAGTAAAGATGCGCAACAAAATCTATTTTACCTATAAAGGATCGCATCCTGTGAGTATACCAATTCCTTAATTCATGATTTAAAATGCCGCCTTGATTTTTCTACAAGAAAGATTTCCGGAACTAATTAACTGTTGAACGACTAGCGTTGGATTAAAATAGTGCCGGAGTTTATCCCGGGCCTTTTGAAGGTGCAGGCATTGGCGGTTTTACTGGTGGTTAAGTCTTCACCACCAGCTACAGTAACACCTCAAAAACTGATAAAATGATTTTTAAACAAGCTATAAGTTAACACTTGTCATCATCATTGCTTGCGTATAATCTTTTTAGTATCATTGTAAATTCAACAAAACGCCGTTCCACTCATGCAGATATTACATGTTAGTGCTGAATGTTATCCTGCCGCTAAAGTAGGTGGCCTGGGTGACGTGGCCGGTGCACTACCTAAATACCTTAACAGAGCAGGTGCCACCGCCAGCTTGGTGATGCCACATTATTATAATAAATTTTATCACGATCATAGCTGGAACAATGTAGCTGAAGGTGCGTTTAAACTAGGAGCGGTGGAATACAAATACAAGATCAGGAAAGAAGCTACTGATGCATTGGGTTTTGAACTTTTCATTACGGAAATTGAAGGTCTGCTGAATGAAGAACTTCCTTACGGTTATGAAAACGATCTGCAACGTCACCTCGGCTTTCAGATTTGCGTAGTGGATTGGTTGAGCAACCGGCAGGAAAGACCTGATGTTGTTCATTGTCATGATCATCCAACGGGACTTATTCCGTTTATGATGAATTATGGCAACAGTTACCATCACCTGAAAGAAATAAAAACAGTATTCACTATTCACAGCGCGCAGTATCAAGGTCAGATTGGAATGGATAAGATCAACCTGCTTCCGGCTTTTGATGAATGGAAACGCGGTATGCTGGAGTGGAACAATAACATTAATCCAATGGCATGTGCTATAAAATGTTGCTGGAGGTTTACAACTGTTTCGCCCGGCTACCTTGTGGAACTCAGGCAAAATGCGCTGGGTATTGAAAAACTTATAAGGGATGAGCAGCAGAAGTCGCAGGGAATTCTGAATGGAATTGACGCTGATGTATGGAATCCTGAGATGGATACATGGATTGAAACAACCTACAATGTGGCAACAGTAAACGATGGAAAATCAGTGAACAAAAAGTCGCTGTGTTATTCTTTTAAATTGAATCATGAACTTCCTTTGGTCGCCTTTATCGGACGATTGGTGGGAGAGAAGGGCGGCGACTTATTAGCCGACAGCATCCGGCAAACTGTAATACGACAAAACAGAGGCGTGAATTTTTTGGTGCTTGGCAGTGGGGTGAATGAATATGAAAATGCACTCAATGCTTTAAAATCAGATTTGCCTGATAATTTCAATTGTTACATTGGTTATCATGAAAAGCTCGCGCACCTGATGTATGCAGGTGCAGACTTTCTACTCATGCCTTCGCGTGTAGAACCCTGCGGACTCAATCAGTTATACGCTATGCGGTATGGAACAGTGCCAATAGTAAGAAGCACCGGAGGCTTGAAGGATACGGTAACTGACATTGCTGAAAAAGATGGATTTGGAATCCGGTTCGAACAGATTACGGTTGCGGCTATTGATGTAGCGGTGGAAAGAGCATTGACATTGTATCACGACAAGCAGTCAATGTCAGGCGTTAAAGAGAAAATAATGAAGTTTGATCATTCATGGGATCATGCTGCAGAAGTTTACATGGAATTATACCGGTCAATGCAATGAACATTCATTTGCAAATGCTTAAGTTGAAGGTTCAGATCAGAGTGGCTTAAATTTTTTTAATCAAACGGAAATAAAAATATTATGCAACAGGAAAAAGTGTTGGCAGTTATTCTCGGCGGTGGAGCCGGAACGCGTTTATCGCCGCTTACCGCATCACGTTCAAAGCCCGCGGTACCGATTGCCGGAAAGTACCGGCTGGTGGATATACCTGTTTCCAACTGTATCAACTCGGGTATACAACGAATGTTTGTGCTCACTCAATTCAATTCAGCATCCTTGAACAAGCACATCAAGAATACCTATCACTTCAGTGCTTTCAGCAAAGCTTTTGTAGATATTCTTGCCGCGGAGCAAACGCCCGATAATCCAAGGTGGTTTATGGGAACGGCTGATGCGGTACGCCAATCATTGCATCACCTCAACAACAATGATTATGAATATGTATTGATCCTTTCAGGTGACCAATTGTACCAGATGAATTTTATGGACCTGTTGGATTATCATGAAAAAATGGGAGCCGAAATTTCTATTGCTACCATTCCGGTTAATGGAAGGGACGCACCGGAATATGGCATTATGAAAACTACTGCGGAAGGATTTATTGAATCATTTATTGAAAAGCCAAAGAAGGAATTGTTGCCGGCATGGACATCAGAAGTAAGTGATTCAATGAAGGCGCAGGGAAGAGAATATCTTGCGTCGATGGGCATTTATGTATTCAACAAAAAAACCCTTATTGATCTGCTCGAAGAAAAGATTGATGCAACAGATTTTGGAAAAGAAATAATTCCGCAGTCGATCGGTAACCATAAAATACTCAGTTATCAGCATGAAGGTTATTGGACGGACATTGGGAATATACGTTCTTATTTTGAAGCCAACCTTGCACTCACCGATGAAATTCCGGATTTCAATTTATTCGATAACAGAAATGTGATTTATACGCATGCACGAATGCTGCCACCTGCAAAAATTTCGGGTACCACGTTAAATGCGTCCATCGTAGCGGAGGGCAGCATTGTAAGAGCTGCCAAAATCGACCGTTCTATAATCGGTATACGTTCAAGGATTGGTGAAGGGAGTGTGATTGTAAGCAGCTATATAATAGGTAATGATTCCTTTCAGACACTCGAATCCATCAAAGAATCGATTCGTAAAGGCATTCCCATTATTGGAATCGGTGACCGGTGTTACATACAGAATACCATCATCGATAAAGATTGTTATATCGGCAACGATGTACACATTAAAGGCGGCAGTCACCTTCCAGATATGGAAACCAATATTCTTACCGTGAAAGATGGAATTGTGGTTGTAAAGAAAGGAGCCATTGTTCCGGATCGTTTTGGATTAGGATAACAATATTTTTTTCAGC contains:
- a CDS encoding HD domain-containing protein, encoding MIDLKKIETFIIEKLRRGLDPRLTYHGVHHTIDVTNEALRIASEEKISDTEDLLLLHIAALFHDTGFLYIYRDHEERSCKIALEFLPAFGLNTEQLKKICSLIMATKLPQRPKNILEEIICDADLDYLGRHDFYTTGKSLYLEWRAYRFVRDEDDFHQKQIQFLETHHYFTKSSNSLREDVKALHLAEIRKSVGA
- a CDS encoding cyclic nucleotide-binding domain-containing protein codes for the protein MLLIEKVLILKSLSIFEETPEPLLVEVASILEELQPDPETTLFKKGETGNCLYIIYKGEVRIHSNEHTLAILKEGEFFGELSLLDTESRSASATTLNNSFLLKLDQEPFYELMSNRVEVVKGVLKILCKRLREQNELNAALKAKLSTAIN
- a CDS encoding HEAT repeat domain-containing protein gives rise to the protein MRSFIGKIDFVAHLYFQFFLLNEHCSFKITEYQTIGSLAGTQPVFLQLFQSIGIAMLLTLSNALFLAEFNVDELPKVYMISGLILLVVNYVYAKLEHKLPIQRLILYILITSAVSILIIRILIYSVEYRYAPVVLLIWYQVIYLLCSNSFWGLASQVFDVRESKRTFSILSAGDTPAKLLGYLSISAFAGTLGISNFLFISVLCFIISYLFMLWIIRTKKVDFKKIAHHVVHKETIHAVKTPGPIEVVKSFFGNNLILLISILSFIVVASLNVIDFTFLSDVKLQFHDDVALLTFLGQFLAAGRVFAILAKITLTSRIERQLGIKKSLLILPVLLIGFTIFVLVSKRLEGNVTFYLYAFGSMVVITEVLKSVLQDPLLLVLFQPLTPLLRLKGHLISKGILAPLGLLAAGAFIFTSIQLSGSLNITTTCYLLLLMCAAWIVVVYLLDRQYINTLIESLKTGFFRGNFLLSNDSAVKQLLFEKMKSKRPLEVIYAADTLEKLDKSALNEIVSVLLHHEEEAVKKFALKKACESRIVSVIPIVQSLLNEEVSDDLRIECLITLSGLHEDQTDFLLNYLDHPNIQLQQQAMIALFTSGDINSIIVAGTKLMGWMNHKEEQFRILAAATIGKAADKNFYNSLSKLLNDPSPAVQKRAIEAAGEIKSNRLIPLIFEKLEDPATTSTAIGALVSCGDEVFRFFPSPEHLLQTSLKSVQRYIKIAERIPGVKAGTFLESILLTDTRVKTMVITAMKEMSYAAPPHMTGNIQKLIYTELDAAGGIISYLSVLGKGAEFELLCNALITELKTCESNIFHLLSFIFDRAKLLRAFEHLRSGRKETFANAIEIIDLGVTKKIGSKFIPVIEYLHLQQEAVESTSVNAGEILSLIKKIIANSPVLLSSWTNAAAIYVMNQINHAESVSYLSTFETNGDYLVEETRNFVLAK
- a CDS encoding glycogen synthase, which codes for MQILHVSAECYPAAKVGGLGDVAGALPKYLNRAGATASLVMPHYYNKFYHDHSWNNVAEGAFKLGAVEYKYKIRKEATDALGFELFITEIEGLLNEELPYGYENDLQRHLGFQICVVDWLSNRQERPDVVHCHDHPTGLIPFMMNYGNSYHHLKEIKTVFTIHSAQYQGQIGMDKINLLPAFDEWKRGMLEWNNNINPMACAIKCCWRFTTVSPGYLVELRQNALGIEKLIRDEQQKSQGILNGIDADVWNPEMDTWIETTYNVATVNDGKSVNKKSLCYSFKLNHELPLVAFIGRLVGEKGGDLLADSIRQTVIRQNRGVNFLVLGSGVNEYENALNALKSDLPDNFNCYIGYHEKLAHLMYAGADFLLMPSRVEPCGLNQLYAMRYGTVPIVRSTGGLKDTVTDIAEKDGFGIRFEQITVAAIDVAVERALTLYHDKQSMSGVKEKIMKFDHSWDHAAEVYMELYRSMQ
- a CDS encoding glucose-1-phosphate adenylyltransferase, giving the protein MQQEKVLAVILGGGAGTRLSPLTASRSKPAVPIAGKYRLVDIPVSNCINSGIQRMFVLTQFNSASLNKHIKNTYHFSAFSKAFVDILAAEQTPDNPRWFMGTADAVRQSLHHLNNNDYEYVLILSGDQLYQMNFMDLLDYHEKMGAEISIATIPVNGRDAPEYGIMKTTAEGFIESFIEKPKKELLPAWTSEVSDSMKAQGREYLASMGIYVFNKKTLIDLLEEKIDATDFGKEIIPQSIGNHKILSYQHEGYWTDIGNIRSYFEANLALTDEIPDFNLFDNRNVIYTHARMLPPAKISGTTLNASIVAEGSIVRAAKIDRSIIGIRSRIGEGSVIVSSYIIGNDSFQTLESIKESIRKGIPIIGIGDRCYIQNTIIDKDCYIGNDVHIKGGSHLPDMETNILTVKDGIVVVKKGAIVPDRFGLG